AGCGGGATTCTTGCGCAAAACCATAAATACGTTATAGGCGAGGCGCAGATGCGGCGAAAACAACCCATGCAGCAGCGGGATGGCTCGGCGTTGGTTGAGAATAGGGTTGACGAAGCGGACATGTTCGACGGCGAGGAGGGGCGAGGCCAAACGCATGGCGTCCCCCGCCGTCAACATGTTGCAATGATCCCCGCCGATGTTTCCCTCGGAGCCGCCGAGAAAAAGAAGCGCCAATTTCGTCTGCTGGTTGAAATTGGGGAAGAAAAGAAAGAACCTCCCGCCCGGCTTCAACAACCGCCGCGCTTCCTGGAAAAGAGCGCAAAGCGATTCTTCCAGGGGGACGTGTTCGATGACGTCGAAGCAGTACATCCAATCGAGGCCGCCGTCTTCCAAAGGAATCGGCGCGCCAATATCCTGCCAAAACGCCTTTTGTACCAACCCTTCCCGTTCGATCGATTCGCAAGCGTCTCGCGAGAGATCGGCGGCGAAACATTCCATTTTCGGATTCAGTATTCTTAAAATCCGCAGGTAGTGGCCGTAAGCGCAACCCATATCGAGAACGCGCTGGGGAGTGGGATCGTTTAGCGGTTGGTATTCGTTAACGAGCGCGAATTTTTGAT
This genomic stretch from Candidatus Omnitrophota bacterium harbors:
- a CDS encoding class I SAM-dependent methyltransferase codes for the protein MTSRDFLNHFRRKALFCPKCHSPMRRAERGGRAFAECVRAPECPGARGLPVEYVEDRQEWRREYGDILSRLGEIHQKFALVNEYQPLNDPTPQRVLDMGCAYGHYLRILRILNPKMECFAADLSRDACESIEREGLVQKAFWQDIGAPIPLEDGGLDWMYCFDVIEHVPLEESLCALFQEARRLLKPGGRFFLFFPNFNQQTKLALLFLGGSEGNIGGDHCNMLTAGDAMRLASPLLAVEHVRFVNPILNQRRAIPLLHGLFSPHLRLAYNVFMVLRKNPATPPGS